One segment of Curtobacterium sp. MR_MD2014 DNA contains the following:
- the smpB gene encoding SsrA-binding protein SmpB, with amino-acid sequence MAKERGEKIVATNRRARHDYLIEDTYEAGMVLSGTEVKSLREGRASLVDGYAFIDGGEAWLDSVHIPEYTEGTWNNHAPRRKRKLLLHKQQIVKISHKTAQGGYTLVPMKIYFHDGRAKVEIAVAKGKREFDKRQALREKTDKREAERAMRSRNRLGE; translated from the coding sequence ATGGCGAAGGAACGCGGCGAGAAGATCGTGGCGACCAACCGTCGCGCGCGCCACGACTACCTGATCGAGGACACGTACGAGGCGGGCATGGTGCTCTCGGGTACCGAGGTGAAGTCCCTCCGCGAGGGGCGGGCCTCACTCGTCGACGGCTACGCGTTCATCGACGGTGGCGAGGCCTGGCTCGACTCCGTGCACATCCCCGAGTACACCGAGGGGACGTGGAACAACCACGCGCCGCGGCGGAAGCGCAAGCTCCTCCTGCACAAGCAGCAGATCGTGAAGATCTCGCACAAGACCGCGCAGGGCGGGTACACGCTCGTGCCGATGAAGATCTACTTCCACGACGGCCGGGCGAAGGTCGAGATCGCGGTCGCCAAGGGCAAGCGCGAGTTCGACAAGCGTCAGGCCCTGCGCGAGAAGACCGACAAGCGCGAGGCCGAGCGCGCCATGCGCTCGCGCAACCGCCTCGGCGAGTGA
- a CDS encoding NUDIX hydrolase: MRPADVLAALTDAPSPDRERFVGFVRSTGDAALDRSLGTEHLTASCFVFSPDRSRVLLCLHRKGRFWVQFGGHLEAQDPDLAGAARREAREESGIVGLELDDGVVADLDHHDLHGGFSCAAHWDVGFVATADPSTRTTVSHESEDVRWFPVDALPEPIAPGLPRRLAALLAGADTDTDPDADVSTAAPARGGTAGP, from the coding sequence ATGCGCCCCGCCGATGTCCTCGCCGCGCTCACCGACGCGCCGTCGCCCGACCGCGAGCGGTTCGTCGGGTTCGTCCGCAGCACCGGGGATGCTGCACTCGACCGGTCCCTCGGCACGGAGCACCTGACGGCGTCGTGCTTCGTGTTCTCGCCCGACCGGTCCCGCGTCCTGCTCTGCCTGCACCGCAAGGGCCGGTTCTGGGTGCAGTTCGGCGGGCACCTCGAGGCGCAGGACCCCGACCTGGCCGGGGCGGCTCGGCGCGAGGCCCGCGAGGAGTCCGGCATCGTCGGCCTCGAGCTCGACGACGGCGTCGTGGCCGACCTGGACCACCACGACCTGCACGGCGGCTTCTCCTGCGCGGCGCACTGGGACGTCGGCTTCGTCGCCACGGCGGACCCCTCCACCCGGACGACGGTGAGCCACGAGAGCGAGGACGTCCGGTGGTTCCCCGTCGACGCGCTCCCGGAGCCGATCGCCCCGGGACTCCCCCGACGCCTCGCCGCACTGCTCGCCGGAGCAGACACAGACACAGACCCAGACGCAGACGTGAGCACGGCCGCTCCCGCTCGGGGTGGCACCGCCGGCCCGTAA
- a CDS encoding O-acetylhomoserine aminocarboxypropyltransferase/cysteine synthase family protein, whose product MSNDGHGFATEQVHGGFLPDTAHGARVPAIHMTSGFLFDDFEQARERFAGADDGYTYTRLGNPTNADVERRVALLERSAEAILVGSGQAAVTVALLGLLQAGDHVVSARSIYEGTKGLLLQNLARLGIEVDFVADQRDLDAWARAVRPNTKLFFAETIPNPKNDVLDIAGVADTAHRAGVPFVVDNTLATPYLVRPVEHGADVVVHSASKFLSGHGAGLGGLVVDGGTFDWGRTPERFAHLTTPDRALGGQSYVERHGSRAFAVYARDVVASRIGPTPSPFNAFLLRQGIETLSLRVERHVANALAVASFLERQPEVTSVDHAGLASSPYHDLAQRYLPRGAGSVFAFTLAGGEPAARAFIDAVQLISRMTHLGDVRSLVLHPATTTHAGRTAAERAELGIGDGLVRLSVGIEDVTDLLADVERGLAAVRAATGRDGAGLEARPAPATEVAALARAVPQGHLVGQEV is encoded by the coding sequence ATGTCGAACGACGGCCACGGCTTCGCCACCGAGCAGGTGCACGGCGGGTTCCTGCCCGACACCGCACACGGAGCGCGGGTCCCCGCGATCCACATGACCTCGGGCTTCCTCTTCGACGACTTCGAGCAGGCCCGCGAGCGCTTCGCCGGTGCCGACGACGGGTACACCTACACACGGCTGGGCAACCCGACGAACGCCGACGTCGAGCGCCGCGTCGCACTGCTCGAACGGAGCGCCGAGGCGATCCTCGTCGGCAGCGGCCAGGCGGCGGTGACGGTGGCGCTCCTCGGGCTCCTGCAGGCGGGCGACCACGTCGTGAGCGCCCGGAGCATCTACGAGGGCACGAAGGGCCTGCTCCTGCAGAACCTGGCGCGCCTCGGCATCGAGGTCGACTTCGTCGCGGACCAGCGCGACCTCGACGCGTGGGCCCGCGCGGTCCGACCGAACACGAAGCTCTTCTTCGCCGAGACGATCCCCAACCCGAAGAACGACGTCCTCGACATCGCCGGGGTCGCCGACACCGCGCACCGGGCGGGCGTGCCGTTCGTCGTGGACAACACCCTGGCGACGCCGTACCTGGTGCGCCCGGTCGAGCACGGCGCCGACGTCGTGGTGCACTCCGCGTCGAAGTTCCTCTCCGGGCACGGTGCCGGCCTCGGCGGGCTCGTCGTCGACGGCGGGACCTTCGACTGGGGCCGTACGCCGGAACGCTTCGCCCACCTCACGACGCCGGACCGCGCCCTCGGCGGGCAGAGCTACGTCGAGCGCCACGGCAGCCGGGCCTTCGCGGTGTACGCGCGTGACGTCGTCGCGTCGCGGATCGGTCCGACGCCGTCGCCCTTCAACGCCTTCCTGCTGCGTCAGGGCATCGAGACGCTGTCGCTCCGCGTCGAGCGCCACGTCGCGAACGCGCTGGCCGTCGCGTCCTTCCTGGAGCGCCAGCCGGAGGTGACGAGCGTCGACCACGCGGGGCTCGCCTCCAGTCCGTACCACGACCTCGCCCAGCGCTACCTGCCCCGTGGGGCCGGCTCGGTCTTCGCCTTCACGCTCGCCGGTGGCGAGCCGGCCGCCCGCGCCTTCATCGACGCGGTGCAGCTCATCAGTCGGATGACCCACCTGGGTGACGTGCGCTCGCTCGTGCTGCACCCCGCGACCACCACGCACGCCGGCCGCACCGCGGCCGAGCGGGCCGAGCTCGGCATCGGCGACGGCCTGGTCCGGCTGTCCGTCGGCATCGAGGACGTCACCGACCTGCTCGCCGACGTGGAGCGCGGCCTCGCGGCGGTGCGTGCGGCCACCGGACGGGACGGCGCCGGCCTGGAGGCCCGCCCCGCCCCCGCCACGGAGGTCGCGGCCCTCGCACGCGCCGTCCCGCAGGGCCACCTCGTCGGGCAGGAGGTCTGA
- a CDS encoding LLM class flavin-dependent oxidoreductase, translating into MGDLQHFGYFFSRGFGPQAWGRSDWDWGHDWTKPDLYQQSVRALEQAGMDLVIAEDAISLGSPATLDLRIRQAYGGPKHDPLLLAPYLFAVTQHIGIAPTVNAGITPPYLAARQAATLAHLSSDRFGLNVVTDTGSARHVGAAPLPHDAAYDRAEEWITLLRRLWHSWGDGYVGDPTDWHFADGDALDAFHHEGAYFTADGPLNALPLDADPIVVSPGGSGRGLGFAGTHSDVQLALAPLTAEAVRAYRSRVLTAAADAGRSADDLRVLFVLKPVLVPSVEEAERVVAASRHPSDADLRAAAVAWSSDSETDLLALDLDAPIPDGTFGDHVSAGTVRGLVGDTPDAPLRELLTRKARLGRISAREGFVGTAEEFADFVEELGADADNDGFILSGDLHPAQVYRLTGDLVPALRRRGLLRREYGDGGLRANLFDF; encoded by the coding sequence GTGGGCGACCTGCAGCACTTCGGGTACTTCTTCTCGCGGGGGTTCGGCCCGCAGGCCTGGGGACGGTCCGACTGGGACTGGGGCCACGACTGGACGAAGCCCGACCTGTACCAGCAGTCCGTCCGGGCGCTCGAGCAGGCGGGGATGGACCTCGTGATCGCCGAGGACGCGATCTCCCTCGGCAGTCCGGCGACCCTCGACCTGCGGATCCGGCAGGCGTACGGCGGTCCGAAGCACGACCCGCTGCTGCTCGCGCCGTACCTGTTCGCGGTGACGCAGCACATCGGCATCGCACCGACGGTGAACGCCGGCATCACACCGCCGTACCTCGCCGCGCGGCAGGCCGCGACACTCGCGCACCTGTCCTCGGACCGCTTCGGGCTGAACGTCGTGACCGACACCGGCAGCGCCCGGCACGTCGGTGCGGCACCGCTCCCGCACGACGCCGCGTACGACCGCGCCGAGGAGTGGATCACGCTGCTCCGACGGCTCTGGCACTCGTGGGGCGACGGCTACGTCGGGGACCCGACGGACTGGCACTTCGCCGACGGCGACGCACTCGACGCGTTCCACCACGAGGGCGCGTACTTCACCGCCGACGGCCCGCTCAATGCGCTCCCGCTCGACGCTGACCCGATCGTGGTCTCCCCCGGCGGATCCGGACGCGGGCTCGGGTTCGCCGGGACGCACTCGGACGTGCAGCTCGCACTCGCACCGTTGACGGCCGAGGCGGTCCGTGCGTACCGGTCCCGGGTGCTGACCGCCGCGGCCGACGCCGGGCGCAGCGCGGACGACCTGCGGGTGCTGTTCGTGCTCAAGCCGGTCCTGGTGCCCTCGGTCGAGGAGGCCGAGCGGGTCGTCGCCGCGTCACGACACCCGTCGGATGCCGATCTCCGAGCCGCCGCCGTCGCGTGGTCGAGCGACTCCGAGACGGACCTGCTCGCCCTCGACCTGGACGCACCGATCCCGGACGGGACCTTCGGCGACCACGTGTCCGCGGGCACGGTCCGTGGGCTGGTCGGGGACACGCCGGACGCGCCCCTCCGGGAACTCCTGACCCGGAAGGCCCGGCTCGGGCGGATCAGCGCGCGCGAGGGGTTCGTCGGGACGGCCGAGGAGTTCGCGGACTTCGTGGAGGAGCTCGGGGCGGACGCGGACAACGACGGGTTCATCCTGTCCGGCGACCTGCACCCGGCGCAGGTGTACCGGCTGACGGGCGACCTCGTGCCCGCACTGCGCCGCCGGGGGCTGCTGCGCCGGGAGTACGGCGACGGCGGCCTGCGGGCGAACCTGTTCGACTTCTGA
- a CDS encoding M50 family metallopeptidase, with protein MTAAAPPLVFVAVLVGAVLPVVPLVGRVARIAATIVHEVGHCVVVVPFGGRIDRIDLHADGSGEAWVRLGRVPAAIRWLVRVLNLFAGYSAPLWAGVLLVSGVLQGSRWLPVVVLAVVGLVALAFVRNWFGLLVVLGFDALALWVAVRPSEATVLVVAAVGTAFVVDGLRSLVHVARWLLTGARVQTDFHIAAAEMRVPAVLWFVLFVAVNGVAVWLAREPLLATWDTVAAGVRTLF; from the coding sequence TTGACCGCAGCAGCCCCGCCCCTCGTGTTCGTCGCCGTCCTGGTCGGCGCCGTCCTGCCCGTCGTGCCCCTGGTCGGCCGGGTCGCCCGGATCGCGGCCACCATCGTGCACGAGGTCGGCCACTGCGTCGTCGTGGTGCCGTTCGGCGGACGCATCGACCGGATCGACCTGCACGCCGACGGCTCCGGCGAGGCCTGGGTCCGACTCGGGCGCGTGCCGGCGGCGATCCGCTGGCTGGTCCGGGTCCTCAACCTCTTCGCCGGGTACAGCGCGCCGCTCTGGGCCGGGGTGCTGCTCGTCTCCGGGGTGCTCCAGGGGTCGCGGTGGCTCCCCGTGGTGGTGCTCGCCGTCGTCGGCCTGGTGGCCCTGGCGTTCGTGCGGAACTGGTTCGGCCTGCTCGTCGTGCTCGGCTTCGACGCGCTCGCGCTGTGGGTGGCGGTCCGGCCGTCGGAGGCCACCGTGCTCGTCGTCGCGGCGGTCGGCACCGCGTTCGTGGTGGACGGTCTGCGGTCCCTCGTGCACGTCGCCCGCTGGCTGCTGACCGGCGCCCGGGTGCAGACGGACTTCCACATCGCCGCCGCCGAGATGCGGGTGCCGGCCGTGCTGTGGTTCGTGCTCTTCGTGGCGGTGAACGGGGTGGCGGTGTGGCTCGCCCGGGAGCCGCTCCTCGCCACGTGGGACACCGTCGCCGCCGGGGTGCGCACACTGTTCTGA